The following are encoded in a window of Methanococcoides sp. LMO-2 genomic DNA:
- a CDS encoding NADP-dependent isocitrate dehydrogenase translates to MGQKSTIIYTKTDEAPALATSSLLPIVQAYVKNAGITMETRDISLAARIIAQFPERLTEDQKISDALSELGEMVLTPEANIIKLPNISASVPQIKAAVAELQAKGYDLPDYPEDPSNDEEKAIKAKFDVAKGSAVNPVLREGNSDRRAPKAVKNYAKNHPHSMGEWKSDSRSHVSSMTSGDFYGSERSVEIEEATNYRIFFTDDAGNKTLLKDKAPLQTGEIIDAAVMNKKALQAFLAEQIEDAKAKDVLFSVHLKATMMKVSDPIIFGHVVKVFFKEIFDKYGDLLSELGVDPNQGLGDLYTKIQDLPEDKQAAIKADIEAVYARRPALAMVNSDKGITNLHVPSDVIVDASMPAAIRSSGGMWGPDGNLKDMKAIIPDRSYSGVYQETIEFCQKHGAFDPSKMGSVSNVGLMAQKAEEYGSHDKTFEMTGTGKVQVVDDNNNVLLEQLVEEGDIFRMCQVKDAPVQDWIKLAVKRARATGDPAVFWLDEKRAHDSQLINKVNKYLKDHDTDGLEILIKGPVEATRFSLERIKEGKDTISVTGNVLRDYLTDLFPILEVGTSAKMLSIVPLMNGGGLFETGAGGSAPKHVQQFVSEGHLRWDSLGEFLALAVSLEHLGNSFDNPKALVLAETLDKATELVLENGKSPSRKANEIDNRGSHFYLAMYWAQALADQEKDSELKAIFEPVAKALMENEERIANELLEAQGKPMDIKGYYAPDEELKSQAMRPSATLNGIIDSI, encoded by the coding sequence ATGGGACAGAAATCGACAATCATCTATACGAAAACCGATGAAGCTCCGGCTTTGGCAACCAGTTCGCTCCTGCCTATTGTACAGGCTTATGTGAAAAACGCCGGGATCACTATGGAAACGAGGGACATCTCCCTGGCGGCAAGGATCATTGCCCAGTTTCCCGAAAGACTGACAGAGGACCAGAAGATTTCAGATGCCCTTTCCGAATTGGGAGAGATGGTCTTAACTCCGGAAGCCAACATTATCAAACTACCTAATATCAGCGCTTCAGTTCCCCAGATCAAAGCGGCAGTCGCAGAACTCCAGGCTAAAGGGTATGACCTGCCCGATTATCCGGAAGATCCTTCTAATGATGAAGAAAAGGCGATCAAAGCGAAGTTCGATGTTGCCAAGGGCAGTGCTGTTAACCCTGTATTGAGAGAAGGGAATTCTGACCGCAGAGCTCCTAAAGCTGTAAAAAATTATGCGAAAAACCATCCCCATTCTATGGGAGAATGGAAGTCCGATTCCAGATCCCATGTATCCAGCATGACCAGCGGAGATTTTTACGGCAGTGAGAGATCTGTTGAAATTGAAGAGGCTACCAATTACAGAATTTTCTTTACAGATGACGCTGGCAATAAAACACTATTAAAAGACAAAGCTCCTCTTCAGACCGGAGAGATCATTGATGCAGCTGTTATGAACAAAAAAGCGCTTCAGGCATTTCTGGCTGAACAGATAGAAGATGCCAAAGCTAAAGATGTCTTATTCTCCGTTCATTTGAAAGCGACAATGATGAAAGTTTCCGATCCTATTATCTTCGGTCATGTGGTCAAGGTCTTCTTTAAAGAGATATTTGATAAATATGGTGATCTCCTTTCAGAATTGGGTGTAGATCCCAACCAGGGACTGGGAGATCTCTATACAAAGATCCAGGATCTGCCTGAAGATAAACAGGCCGCAATCAAAGCGGATATAGAAGCTGTGTATGCCAGGAGACCGGCATTGGCTATGGTTAACTCCGATAAGGGAATTACCAATCTCCATGTTCCCAGCGATGTTATCGTCGACGCTTCCATGCCTGCAGCAATCCGCTCATCAGGCGGCATGTGGGGACCAGACGGAAATCTGAAAGATATGAAAGCCATAATTCCAGACCGCTCTTATTCGGGAGTGTATCAGGAAACTATTGAGTTCTGTCAAAAACACGGTGCCTTTGATCCATCAAAAATGGGAAGCGTTTCCAATGTGGGGCTTATGGCGCAAAAAGCTGAAGAATATGGCTCACATGACAAGACCTTTGAGATGACTGGTACAGGAAAAGTTCAAGTTGTCGATGACAACAACAATGTACTCCTTGAACAGCTGGTAGAGGAAGGAGATATCTTCCGCATGTGTCAGGTGAAAGACGCACCCGTTCAGGACTGGATCAAGCTGGCCGTTAAACGAGCCAGAGCGACAGGCGATCCTGCAGTCTTCTGGCTCGATGAGAAAAGAGCTCACGATTCACAGCTCATTAATAAAGTGAACAAATACTTGAAAGATCATGATACCGATGGCCTGGAAATATTGATCAAAGGTCCCGTTGAAGCGACCAGGTTCTCATTGGAGAGAATTAAAGAGGGCAAAGATACGATCTCTGTGACTGGAAATGTTTTGAGAGATTATCTGACAGACCTCTTTCCAATTTTGGAAGTGGGAACCAGTGCGAAAATGCTGTCAATCGTTCCCCTGATGAATGGCGGTGGACTTTTCGAGACAGGTGCCGGCGGTTCAGCACCCAAACACGTACAGCAATTTGTATCGGAAGGTCACCTGCGTTGGGACTCTCTGGGAGAATTCCTGGCCTTAGCTGTTTCTCTGGAGCATCTGGGCAACAGTTTTGATAATCCTAAAGCTCTGGTTTTAGCAGAAACATTGGATAAAGCGACAGAGCTGGTTCTGGAAAACGGAAAATCACCTTCCCGAAAAGCGAATGAGATCGATAACAGAGGATCTCATTTTTATCTGGCAATGTATTGGGCTCAGGCTCTGGCTGATCAGGAGAAAGATAGCGAATTAAAAGCGATCTTTGAACCTGTAGCTAAAGCTCTGATGGAAAATGAAGAAAGAATCGCCAATGAGTTGTTAGAAGCTCAGGGCAAACCTATGGATATCAAAGGATACTACGCTCCAGATGAGGAGTTGAAATCCCAGGCCATGAGACCTAGTGCGACTTTGAATGGGATCATCGATTCCATTTAA
- a CDS encoding FAD-dependent oxidoreductase: MVYKKLFEPCNIGTCNLINRVIMAPMGNINMADPIGRPTEKMIAYFRERAKGGTGLLITGLVPVSYGIDPTVSEENDTTYFPRIDGTSRTRLSGWRDLTAAVRPYGSKIFIQLSAGLGRVGSPEPFLKGKILRSASFSRNFYVPQVPHFPLSDRKIRKIVKSFGQCAVNAKVSGFDGVQIHGHEGYLMDQLTSDPWNRRKIGSYRNKFQFGIDVVKEIKRRCGDDFPIIYRIDLTQALEESYGKEIFRKRFRGKERSIEEGLEFCKVLYEAGVDAFDVDKGCYDNWFLPHPPAYFDDAIYAEELAGRLKANFRKENIDAKVIAVGKLGKPEVAENVLEQGWADYVMLGRPLLADPYWTRKVKEGRTKEIVHCIGDQEACLESLKLGGHSCCTVNPYMGFEDSKQLTRTDAKKRIAVIGAGPAGCEAAMTAHKRGHDVTLFERTNHIGGQLHLAGKLKIKHDIRRYLENLRYQLDLLVDNGLKVEFNKEVTPDDIKEEFDVIFCCTGLETAIPNIEGLENIPHMDIREFLSNNMQLPDNIKDIMVVGGGILGCEVGYSLAYEKGLNVTVVGKNRDLIPKTVMANRSHMLWMMMGKGSPSGKKDDVLKEPVTAYNASEVVRFSGNKATLAVNKDREPPYTPWKPLIPENVNNPFEKKLKTGNVEDVEIDVDFVLFATSGKPNNSLYYHLLKKCPSKEIYSIGDSSEPGNLWKAINDANEVSRNI; this comes from the coding sequence ATGGTCTACAAGAAATTATTTGAACCCTGCAATATCGGTACATGTAATTTGATTAACAGGGTCATTATGGCCCCAATGGGAAATATCAATATGGCAGACCCCATTGGCCGTCCAACAGAAAAGATGATCGCATACTTCAGGGAGCGGGCAAAAGGTGGTACAGGTCTCCTGATTACAGGCCTTGTCCCGGTTTCATACGGGATCGACCCTACTGTTTCCGAAGAAAATGACACCACATATTTTCCACGTATAGATGGAACTTCAAGGACCCGCCTTTCAGGATGGAGAGACCTGACAGCTGCGGTGAGACCCTATGGTTCAAAGATATTCATCCAGCTATCTGCCGGACTTGGAAGGGTTGGGTCCCCTGAGCCTTTTTTGAAAGGCAAGATCTTAAGATCTGCCTCATTTAGCAGGAACTTCTACGTTCCACAGGTCCCGCATTTTCCACTTTCGGACAGAAAGATACGCAAGATAGTGAAAAGCTTCGGACAATGTGCAGTCAATGCAAAGGTTTCCGGTTTTGACGGTGTACAGATACATGGTCATGAAGGTTACCTGATGGATCAGCTAACCTCTGACCCTTGGAACAGGAGGAAAATCGGCAGTTATAGGAACAAGTTCCAGTTCGGCATAGACGTAGTGAAGGAAATCAAAAGAAGATGTGGTGATGATTTCCCGATAATCTACAGGATAGACCTTACCCAGGCACTGGAAGAAAGCTACGGTAAGGAGATATTCAGGAAACGTTTCCGTGGAAAGGAACGTAGCATCGAGGAAGGGCTGGAGTTCTGTAAAGTCCTCTATGAAGCCGGTGTTGATGCTTTCGATGTTGACAAAGGATGTTATGACAACTGGTTCTTGCCACATCCACCTGCTTATTTCGATGATGCCATCTATGCTGAAGAACTCGCAGGCAGACTGAAAGCCAATTTCCGCAAAGAGAACATCGACGCAAAGGTAATTGCTGTGGGGAAACTTGGAAAGCCTGAAGTTGCTGAAAATGTCCTGGAACAGGGATGGGCAGACTATGTGATGCTCGGAAGACCACTTCTGGCAGATCCTTACTGGACCAGGAAAGTGAAGGAAGGCAGGACAAAGGAGATAGTCCACTGTATCGGTGATCAGGAAGCCTGTCTCGAATCGCTCAAACTGGGTGGTCATTCCTGCTGTACTGTCAATCCTTACATGGGTTTTGAAGATTCCAAGCAACTGACCAGAACAGATGCCAAGAAAAGGATTGCTGTCATAGGTGCAGGTCCTGCCGGTTGTGAGGCTGCAATGACCGCTCATAAAAGAGGGCATGATGTAACTCTTTTCGAAAGGACGAACCATATCGGAGGACAGCTTCATCTGGCGGGGAAACTGAAGATCAAGCATGATATCAGGCGATATCTTGAGAATCTCCGGTACCAGCTAGACCTGTTAGTTGATAATGGCCTGAAAGTTGAATTTAATAAAGAAGTAACTCCTGATGATATCAAAGAAGAGTTCGATGTGATCTTTTGTTGTACCGGGCTGGAAACAGCCATCCCGAATATTGAGGGACTGGAAAACATCCCACATATGGATATTCGCGAGTTCCTTAGCAATAATATGCAGCTCCCGGATAACATAAAAGACATTATGGTAGTAGGTGGAGGGATCCTTGGATGTGAGGTAGGCTATTCACTTGCCTATGAAAAGGGACTCAATGTAACTGTTGTCGGAAAGAACAGAGACCTGATACCTAAGACAGTAATGGCAAACCGGTCGCATATGTTATGGATGATGATGGGAAAAGGATCGCCTTCCGGTAAAAAGGACGATGTCCTGAAAGAACCTGTCACTGCTTACAATGCATCGGAAGTTGTACGTTTTTCAGGAAACAAGGCGACCCTTGCAGTGAACAAAGACAGGGAACCTCCATACACACCATGGAAACCACTTATTCCTGAAAATGTGAATAATCCGTTCGAAAAGAAACTCAAAACTGGAAATGTTGAGGACGTGGAAATAGATGTGGACTTTGTCCTCTTCGCAACATCCGGTAAGCCAAACAATTCCTTATATTATCATTTACTGAAAAAATGTCCATCCAAAGAGATATACTCGATAGGGGATTCGAGCGAACCGGGGAACTTGTGGAAGGCTATTAATGATGCAAACGAGGTCTCAAGGAATATCTGA
- a CDS encoding uroporphyrinogen decarboxylase family protein: MPAEDYAPIDTNWLENAGNLWTTPFVDTPSERVIVDPIILSHAASVFKKNVGYFWQNPAEAMRMVCHTCEMYDVTPVGHYLYADYWGEDYGAKVKVQANSPPGITKRPIKDAADVDNFEVLSPEDLAKGPTLTKHFEALDTCHNEFPQMFAPITQLGGTMEVATNWASIDDVFMWMITEPEVVDKLTTKASDHMANACKATANRYGANVMITGSVIASGDLMDREQIKRFSYNPVSKAVRKMMNAGAGPGVYYHLCGNHSDDFDLWKDAPMSPFTVVQIGYDGKDIFPSEKLVENFGNRCTCFGTVDTKLVDRGTQKQVYEQAKEQILAGKDSPRGFIIGTSCECPTNAPPANVHALVKAARDFGKYEKF; this comes from the coding sequence ATGCCAGCAGAAGATTATGCACCAATAGACACAAATTGGCTAGAAAATGCAGGGAACTTATGGACAACTCCGTTCGTAGATACTCCCTCGGAAAGAGTGATTGTGGATCCGATCATCCTGTCACATGCAGCAAGCGTTTTCAAGAAAAACGTTGGCTACTTTTGGCAGAATCCGGCAGAAGCAATGAGAATGGTCTGTCATACATGTGAGATGTATGATGTGACTCCGGTAGGTCATTACCTATATGCAGATTATTGGGGTGAGGACTACGGAGCTAAAGTAAAGGTCCAGGCAAACTCCCCACCAGGAATTACAAAGCGTCCAATAAAAGATGCTGCAGATGTTGATAATTTTGAAGTATTGAGTCCCGAAGATCTTGCAAAAGGTCCTACACTAACAAAACACTTTGAGGCACTGGACACCTGTCACAATGAATTCCCACAGATGTTCGCACCGATCACCCAGCTAGGTGGTACAATGGAGGTAGCAACAAACTGGGCTTCTATTGATGATGTTTTCATGTGGATGATCACTGAACCGGAAGTTGTCGATAAGCTCACAACCAAGGCATCCGACCACATGGCAAATGCCTGTAAAGCCACAGCAAACCGCTATGGTGCAAACGTAATGATCACCGGTTCAGTAATTGCAAGCGGTGACCTGATGGACAGGGAACAGATCAAGAGGTTCAGTTACAACCCGGTCTCTAAAGCTGTCAGGAAAATGATGAACGCAGGTGCAGGTCCTGGAGTTTACTACCACCTTTGTGGAAACCACAGTGATGACTTCGACCTCTGGAAAGATGCTCCAATGAGTCCTTTCACTGTTGTCCAGATCGGATACGACGGCAAGGATATCTTCCCATCAGAAAAGCTTGTCGAGAACTTTGGTAACAGGTGTACCTGTTTCGGAACAGTTGATACCAAGCTTGTGGACCGTGGTACACAAAAGCAGGTCTATGAACAGGCAAAAGAACAGATCCTTGCAGGAAAGGATAGTCCAAGAGGATTCATCATTGGAACTTCCTGTGAATGTCCAACAAATGCTCCACCAGCAAATGTCCATGCACTGGTAAAGGCTGCAAGAGATTTCGGAAAATATGAGAAGTTCTGA
- a CDS encoding DUF7479 domain-containing protein has translation MDLNVSDEVNDLLKDNGFRIEEIQEIIENAESSGNKLKDADGAVFLAKGVSDNLTTYAVYSPLDNGAFELKSAYAHKMDIAGLTGGSFVEVEYDDENGWICNNCNEASVDRNVDMSYLDVSRPGPGMVCPKCGEIYISEGVNKTLKTAESILEEKRA, from the coding sequence ATGGATCTAAATGTATCTGATGAAGTAAACGACCTGTTAAAAGACAACGGGTTCAGGATCGAAGAAATCCAGGAAATAATCGAGAACGCAGAATCCAGTGGCAACAAACTGAAAGATGCGGATGGAGCAGTCTTCCTTGCAAAAGGTGTTTCAGACAACCTGACAACCTACGCAGTCTATTCTCCTCTCGATAATGGTGCATTTGAACTGAAAAGTGCATATGCACATAAGATGGACATTGCCGGATTGACCGGTGGTTCCTTCGTCGAAGTCGAATATGACGATGAGAACGGATGGATCTGCAACAACTGTAACGAAGCATCCGTGGACAGGAATGTAGACATGTCCTACCTGGATGTTTCAAGACCAGGTCCCGGCATGGTCTGTCCGAAATGTGGTGAGATCTACATTTCCGAAGGTGTCAACAAGACACTGAAGACAGCCGAATCCATCCTGGAAGAAAAGAGAGCCTGA
- a CDS encoding radical SAM protein codes for MEQIGKVGTICPECLKSIEGIKFVEDGKVYIKKECDEHGTFTTLISNDINHYLKMEECFDVDRARVKAPLTNVNKGCPYDCGICPSHKQDTCLAVVEVTDRCDLGCKYCFADSTADASNDPDMDTIRGMFEAVKACSNDPTCVQISGGEPTLRNDLPEIIRLAKEVGISHVELNTNGRRIAREQDYLDLIKEAGVDAIYLGFDGVSDDVYMQRTGKKLFDIKAKVIDRCEKTGIGVVLVPLVAKNYNLHEVGEIIKFASQHVPTVRGVHFQPVFYSGRSPDEMENRTTILELLEAVEAQTNGQLKVDNFTPSLMPTAHCGATCLTLVDDSGFIPLTNVSMGAIKSKSDVANKTKNSIMGRWKGSTPALQPVTKPSCCDLLTKTALSNASKNDETSSCCEKPGNTIPLETIPMESSCCRSGGGWTDFIEMSMNKYLTISTMAFQDVWSYEKERVENCCIHVVTKDGKLIPFCNYNLSNCNGDFLYRSKNDKKNKAIGIEK; via the coding sequence ATGGAACAGATCGGAAAAGTTGGTACCATTTGCCCTGAATGTCTCAAGAGCATTGAAGGTATCAAATTTGTAGAGGATGGAAAAGTATACATCAAAAAAGAATGCGATGAGCATGGCACCTTTACTACACTCATTTCCAATGACATAAACCACTACCTGAAGATGGAAGAGTGTTTCGATGTTGATCGTGCCAGGGTCAAAGCACCTTTGACTAATGTTAACAAAGGCTGTCCTTATGATTGTGGCATCTGCCCCTCCCACAAACAGGATACATGTCTTGCAGTTGTGGAAGTTACCGACAGGTGTGATCTGGGTTGTAAATATTGTTTCGCTGATTCCACAGCTGATGCCAGTAACGACCCGGATATGGATACAATAAGAGGAATGTTCGAAGCAGTAAAAGCCTGCTCCAACGACCCAACCTGTGTCCAGATATCAGGAGGAGAACCGACATTGAGGAATGATCTGCCTGAGATCATCAGACTTGCAAAAGAAGTCGGCATCTCCCACGTTGAACTAAACACTAACGGACGACGCATTGCAAGAGAACAGGATTATCTTGATCTCATAAAAGAAGCAGGCGTTGATGCGATATACCTCGGTTTTGATGGTGTATCTGATGATGTATACATGCAGAGGACCGGGAAAAAGCTGTTCGACATAAAAGCTAAAGTCATCGATAGATGTGAGAAGACCGGAATTGGGGTCGTACTTGTACCACTTGTGGCAAAGAATTACAACCTCCATGAAGTTGGCGAAATAATCAAGTTTGCCAGCCAACATGTTCCAACTGTCAGAGGGGTACATTTCCAGCCGGTCTTCTATTCCGGAAGGTCTCCTGATGAAATGGAAAACAGGACAACAATTCTGGAATTGCTCGAAGCAGTAGAAGCTCAAACCAACGGGCAGTTGAAAGTTGATAATTTTACACCCTCTCTGATGCCAACTGCCCACTGTGGAGCAACCTGCCTGACACTTGTTGATGATAGTGGTTTCATTCCCCTGACCAATGTCTCAATGGGTGCTATAAAGTCAAAATCCGATGTTGCTAACAAGACAAAGAATTCGATAATGGGACGCTGGAAAGGTTCAACACCTGCACTGCAACCGGTCACAAAACCATCATGTTGTGACCTGCTTACCAAGACTGCACTTAGCAATGCCAGCAAGAATGATGAAACATCTTCCTGCTGTGAAAAGCCCGGGAACACCATCCCACTTGAAACGATACCGATGGAAAGCTCCTGCTGTCGTTCCGGCGGAGGATGGACAGACTTCATTGAGATGAGCATGAATAAATACCTGACCATTTCAACAATGGCCTTCCAGGATGTCTGGTCATACGAAAAGGAACGTGTTGAGAACTGTTGCATACACGTCGTGACCAAGGATGGAAAACTTATCCCGTTCTGCAACTACAACCTTAGCAATTGTAACGGCGACTTCCTGTACCGTAGCAAGAACGACAAGAAGAACAAGGCTATTGGAATTGAAAAATAA
- a CDS encoding phenylacetate--CoA ligase family protein — protein sequence MNLPEKISTSIRMNVAKRKLDSRKIKSTHGNPLEQWGVAKIKKEIAKDKELKKLFGDKDLNRDDIKAYKLLKLKELVDYVSKNSPYYKELYAEHGLNSSQINSYEDLAKIPLTEQDTLAAHPYHFLCVSRKDIAREFTSSGTTNMLKRVAYTQGELLEIVDSVISGLKMAGMDSNEDTLQIMYPTITATWDPGLVLSKACDLGGFRSVINDSVDAQSQIDTIKEKETTVMIGTSSFIYNFTIEANKIENVRNLGIKKIICSSEPLTDTMRMVIESVWGCKAVRQWGMTELGLANAIECEGEDGLHVNNPDFLIEVIDPKTGEILPPGKEGELVVTTLRRRCMPLIRYRTRDISAIFDKKCNCGAHLDQRIMNVKRMDDYSSKN from the coding sequence ATGAATCTTCCTGAAAAGATCAGCACATCCATAAGGATGAATGTAGCAAAAAGAAAACTGGATTCCAGAAAGATAAAAAGCACACATGGAAATCCATTGGAACAGTGGGGCGTAGCTAAGATCAAAAAAGAGATAGCCAAAGATAAGGAACTGAAGAAGCTCTTTGGAGATAAGGATCTTAACAGGGATGATATAAAGGCATACAAGCTTCTGAAACTAAAGGAACTGGTAGATTATGTTTCTAAAAACAGTCCGTACTATAAGGAACTGTATGCAGAACATGGTCTAAACTCATCACAGATAAACTCATACGAGGACCTTGCAAAGATACCCCTTACAGAGCAGGACACGTTGGCAGCACACCCCTACCATTTTCTCTGTGTTTCTAGGAAAGATATTGCGCGTGAGTTTACAAGTTCCGGAACCACGAATATGCTGAAAAGGGTGGCATATACTCAAGGAGAATTACTTGAGATCGTTGATTCCGTGATCTCCGGCTTGAAGATGGCAGGAATGGATTCCAATGAGGACACCCTGCAGATAATGTACCCTACCATAACCGCAACATGGGATCCCGGGCTTGTTCTGAGCAAAGCCTGTGACCTTGGAGGCTTCCGTTCTGTGATCAATGATTCGGTTGATGCCCAGAGCCAGATCGACACAATTAAAGAAAAGGAAACTACCGTAATGATCGGTACTTCGTCGTTCATCTATAATTTTACAATTGAAGCAAATAAGATCGAAAACGTAAGGAATCTTGGCATCAAAAAGATCATTTGTTCATCTGAACCTCTAACTGACACCATGAGAATGGTAATAGAAAGCGTTTGGGGCTGCAAAGCTGTCAGACAGTGGGGTATGACAGAACTGGGGCTGGCGAATGCTATCGAATGTGAGGGGGAGGATGGTTTACATGTAAATAACCCGGATTTCCTGATTGAGGTTATTGACCCCAAAACCGGTGAGATCCTGCCCCCTGGAAAAGAAGGAGAGCTTGTAGTTACAACATTAAGACGCAGGTGTATGCCCCTCATTCGCTACCGTACACGTGATATTTCTGCAATCTTCGATAAGAAATGCAATTGTGGTGCTCATCTGGACCAGAGGATCATGAATGTGAAAAGGATGGATGACTACAGCAGTAAAAATTGA
- a CDS encoding MIP/aquaporin family protein, whose product MINSIEKSVAEFIGTFALVLVAAGSVNVNWSFLGSHDILGVAAACGLIVTIAMYSIGNISGAHINPAVTTSLFITGQMEMKNTISYILAQLMGATGACLFLSYLLPTDMGKMHIGTTVLASEVTFTAGILIEAVLTFILVFTIFVVAVDNRTSTKYAGVIIGAIVFLDIVVGGSLTGASMNPARTFGPAFVLGHWADHLVYWIGPITGGMFAAIFYAKVFSQRTGNRTEKA is encoded by the coding sequence TTGATAAATTCAATCGAAAAAAGCGTTGCAGAGTTCATAGGAACATTCGCTTTGGTCCTTGTTGCTGCCGGATCGGTTAATGTGAACTGGAGTTTTCTGGGATCACACGACATTCTTGGTGTGGCAGCTGCATGCGGTCTCATAGTTACCATTGCAATGTACTCCATAGGGAATATATCAGGGGCACACATAAATCCTGCAGTTACCACATCCCTGTTCATTACAGGACAAATGGAGATGAAAAACACGATATCCTATATTTTAGCTCAACTGATGGGAGCAACGGGTGCATGTTTGTTCCTTTCTTACTTGTTGCCGACAGATATGGGAAAAATGCATATTGGAACAACGGTTCTTGCATCAGAAGTTACCTTCACGGCAGGAATTCTGATCGAAGCTGTCCTCACTTTCATACTGGTGTTCACAATATTTGTGGTTGCCGTAGACAACAGGACATCGACCAAGTACGCCGGTGTCATCATAGGAGCTATTGTATTCCTGGACATCGTTGTAGGCGGGAGCCTGACAGGGGCATCAATGAATCCGGCAAGGACATTTGGTCCCGCATTTGTCCTTGGCCATTGGGCAGATCATCTTGTGTACTGGATAGGACCTATCACAGGTGGGATGTTCGCTGCTATCTTTTATGCAAAGGTGTTTTCCCAGAGGACAGGGAACAGGACGGAAAAAGCCTGA
- a CDS encoding DUF5714 domain-containing protein: MDAIPKGTTNCMVCGNDISYHDHTCKAKCYYCGAEEDTYMCCESAHYVCDKCHSADALEIIESVCMSTNLKNPILIAEKIMAHPKMPMHGPEHHSLVPAALITAYMNYVGQKDYTKIVKGISRGQKVAGGFCGYQGACGGGIGAGIAISVLLDATPLTPEERSHANRGTSRSLEAIADAGGARCCKKATRISLREGMKYLSEMFGINWINECNTNVQCQYTPYNAQCDRDCVYRIAERIGLDEQASSFLIPMDMNN, from the coding sequence ATGGATGCAATACCAAAAGGAACAACGAATTGTATGGTCTGCGGTAATGACATTAGCTACCATGACCATACATGCAAAGCAAAATGCTACTACTGCGGAGCCGAAGAAGATACCTACATGTGCTGTGAAAGCGCACATTACGTGTGTGACAAATGTCATAGTGCAGACGCACTGGAGATCATTGAAAGTGTTTGCATGAGCACGAATCTGAAAAACCCGATCCTTATTGCGGAAAAGATCATGGCACATCCGAAAATGCCAATGCATGGCCCTGAACATCATTCACTCGTACCTGCTGCCCTCATAACTGCTTACATGAACTACGTAGGACAGAAGGATTATACCAAGATCGTCAAAGGTATCAGCAGAGGACAAAAGGTTGCAGGCGGTTTCTGTGGTTACCAGGGAGCATGTGGTGGAGGAATCGGTGCAGGAATTGCAATAAGTGTCCTGCTGGATGCTACACCATTGACTCCGGAAGAGCGTTCACATGCAAACAGGGGAACTTCGAGGTCACTGGAAGCAATTGCGGATGCAGGCGGAGCAAGATGCTGTAAAAAGGCTACCCGTATCTCTCTGAGGGAAGGCATGAAGTACCTGTCCGAAATGTTCGGGATCAACTGGATAAATGAATGTAATACGAATGTCCAGTGTCAGTATACCCCATACAATGCACAATGTGACAGAGATTGTGTTTACAGGATAGCTGAACGCATTGGCCTGGACGAGCAGGCAAGTTCATTTCTGATTCCCATGGATATGAACAACTGA